CTCATATCTTCAATACTTTGAAATCACATCATTGTGTGCAAAAATCTCTGGACAGATATTTTATGCTAGAATCGAGCATGCATCTCTCGAACTTATATACTCATATTAGCAGCCATTATGTAAAACATCATACAAACACGGTCAttaaatctttattttAAGTAACAATAGGTGATCTATCCATTTTTCCTGAACCTCCtatatgatttaataaatcatgtACATGTAAGTcataatattattcttaattataccaaatattattaagaaataataaccatcaaagaaaacttaaatatattaagcAGTAGATTTCAGTAAATGGTAGACTTTTTAACTCATGTTGAACCGAAGAGGTTGCgaaatttaattattggCTAATATGTGTAGGTGGGTCACACATATGGTCTTTTACCGCATAGTCTGAATGATGACAGTAAGCTTCAATAATTACAAGCTTAACTTCCGTAGGTGAAtgttaaaaaaaaatttacaCACAAGGCATAAACCAGATTAGAAAGTTCTTTGGTTCGGTTTTTGAAGACATAGTAATGAAATCGGGAACGTGTTAACCAACGAAAGAAATTTAGAAATACAACATCATTCAAACCAGCGTAAGAATAAATCGTATTATAAATCGGACCATATCTCCAAACTTTTTATAAGTAAGCCACTAAATATTTACTTACTCATTACTCTTATAGCGCAAAATGCGACAACATAGTCCCTGGTTTTGATAAGGCTCCAAATTTTAAAACTAATCCAAGGAATTGTTTATTCTAAGCTCCATTGTCTGAATTTAGAATACTACTATAACTAACAATACTAGATTAACTCTTCCTCTATAGAAATTACAAGtagaatattatttatttttctttcaagtcTCCATCTTGCGAAAGGCCATAAAATCCCAAATAGTTGTTCATACTATGACTATTCaatgaatgaaattgacTAAGCGAAACTAGTGGCTCCAAGTTATCTTCGGTTGATACTGTTTTTATCATTACTGAGTATCGGATTGTAAGAATTCGTGCCAGAATATCGCCCTTTTACCCTTGAATTTAATAGCTATACCAACATTATAAGACTGGGAAGAAATCTGTTTTCAAAACGATATGTAGAGTTCTTCTGCTGTTTTTCTAGCTTATTAAATTCCTCATTCATTTCTCGCTTTGTTCCATCCATACTCTCTCCATCAGCCGGAAACGTGAGTCAAAAAATAACAAGATTCGATTCATACTCTCATTTCCTAAGTCCTCCATTTGTCCTTGCTGGGTTCCCCCCTCCAGAGTTAAATAAAcataatcattaatttgtttCATGTTTCGATGTAGCTAGACTTATGATCTTTATAAGAATTACAACTTTAACTTCGTGATATCCAGGACTATTGGAAAAAGTTAGAGCAAATTAATCATATTTACTTTCATGCATATTTGCTTCAGGCTATTTTGATAGCAATACTAGAGCgtaaatttcattatctaaatAATCTAATTATAATCTAGCtcatcaaatatagaattCATCTGATGAAGGGGAACTTGTATAATTTTCCATTGCAGAATCAAGATGATTGACGATTTCTTGACTCACTGCTTCATAATCAAATTCcttaaaattattcaagtaaTCAGGATCTTGTTTTACATGAATAATTCCTGGTGAATTCCCTAGACTGCTCTCACTTGTCTGATGTCTTTTTATATCTTCTGTAGCATAATTTTCTTCCTCACTTAATTGACtggattttctttttctgtCTTCTAACTCAGGAGTATCACTACTGTTGGCGACTCTTTTGATtccattatcttcatcttcaatgcTTCTATCTGTACTTGGAAGTGTATTGAGCAAAAAAGTATCATTGTTGAGCCAGCCTTCCCTTATTTGTCTCACCATAATTAAACCACGGTGCCTAATACCTGCACTGGCACTTCTAATATCACTTACAACAATGCCAATCTTATCTGAGTCGAGCTTTTCCCTTTCCTCATGGGCCAACTTGGAAAGGATGCCCGCCTGGACTTCGTTTTCTCTTCCTTTTCCAAAGAATAACCTGTCATACACTGCCAAATAGTATATttcattcaaaattcttaGTGTAATGGGGTATTTGAATTCCAAAACACTTGTTCGTAATTTCAAAGCTTGTATATCAAATAAGGGATT
This is a stretch of genomic DNA from Debaryomyces hansenii CBS767 chromosome G complete sequence. It encodes these proteins:
- a CDS encoding DEHA2G06358p (no similarity) → MDGTKREMNEEFNKLEKQQKNSTYRFENRFLPSLIMLV
- a CDS encoding DEHA2G06380p (weakly similar to uniprot|Q04608 Saccharomyces cerevisiae YDR124W); its protein translation is MSVTKIIKSLEEINSQYGTSFVLITKSIDLHSKFEIFNSSNFDREKINHLRSIIVDGNERYEDNICEIKPVLKECYLLEISKRSTLQLFDQYYDLMSSLSQAVCKTIAKEWIKVAEPKKQALYPYKFYNTSKPPWWPARVNHIEPDHLDKDSRINVLINIVRNPLFDIQALKLRTSVLEFKYPITLRILNEIYYLAVYDRLFFGKGRENEVQAGILSKLAHEEREKLDSDKIGIVVSDIRSASAGIRHRGLIMVRQIREGWLNNDTFLLNTLPSTDRSIEDEDNGIKRVANSSDTPELEDRKRKSSQLSEEENYATEDIKRHQTSESSLGNSPGIIHVKQDPDYLNNFKEFDYEAVSQEIVNHLDSAMENYTSSPSSDEFYI